A stretch of the Thermus thermophilus genome encodes the following:
- a CDS encoding transposase codes for MTFAGIDVSKPHLDLALVSNSPKPTRLRFPNTPEGRQALLAALPEAEVLMGLPGVGPQVAAAVLALLPPELWGRAKAAASYAGLIPEREESGKSVERGRLSRKGPPLLRRKLYMGALVAVRHDPEMRAFYHRLLSRGKTKKQALLAVAHKLLRRMMGRLREYYAGQPAQGVA; via the coding sequence ATGACCTTCGCCGGTATTGACGTCAGCAAACCCCACCTGGACCTGGCCCTGGTCTCCAACTCCCCCAAACCCACCCGCCTCCGCTTCCCCAACACCCCCGAAGGCCGTCAAGCCCTCCTCGCCGCCCTCCCCGAGGCGGAAGTCCTGATGGGCCTGCCCGGGGTGGGGCCCCAGGTGGCGGCGGCGGTGCTGGCCCTCCTGCCGCCAGAGCTTTGGGGCCGGGCGAAGGCGGCGGCCTCCTACGCGGGGCTCATCCCCGAGCGGGAGGAGTCGGGGAAGAGCGTGGAGAGGGGTCGGCTTTCCAGGAAGGGGCCTCCCCTTTTGCGGCGGAAGCTCTACATGGGGGCTTTGGTGGCGGTGCGGCACGACCCAGAGATGCGGGCCTTCTACCACCGCTTGCTTTCCCGAGGGAAGACAAAAAAGCAGGCGCTCTTGGCCGTGGCCCACAAGCTCCTCAGGCGGATGATGGGGCGGCTCAGGGAGTACTACGCCGGTCAGCCAGCCCAAGGGGTGGCTTGA
- a CDS encoding IS4 family transposase: protein MPPTTPLSQVITLWVHKVFASLRKTIRSNLALFLSTLLTTPLDPTLSDLARRTPLPTLAQSRLNRLWRFLHHPTLQDPWALTEALLPLLVPRFPKDRPLPLIVDWTFTEDGRHQALVAALPLKGRALVVAFALHPLSPFPSQNRVEEEFLHRLGRAVQDLGYTPLFLLDRGFDRVSLMRKLQGWGMGFLIRLRQNREVEPQGGKRLPLKEGYRRVVHPLREEVRLFGHGGEGVEVTLLVYPGGRDPWYLAYSGPFGGEPPYGWRMWIEEGFRDLKGQGFGLDRHRLRTGASLRGWLWLLALGMALLVLLGARLQGREWLPRLLAHPERQSLFRLGRIALAQGPPPWREAVVEELVRLLQELGGGK from the coding sequence GTGCCGCCCACCACCCCCCTTTCCCAAGTTATCACCCTCTGGGTCCATAAGGTCTTCGCCTCCCTCAGGAAAACCATCCGCTCCAACCTCGCCCTCTTCCTGTCCACCCTCCTCACTACCCCCCTGGACCCCACCCTCTCCGACCTCGCCCGCAGAACCCCCCTCCCCACCCTGGCCCAAAGCCGCCTCAATCGCCTCTGGCGCTTCCTCCATCACCCCACCCTGCAAGACCCCTGGGCCCTCACCGAAGCCCTCCTCCCCCTCCTCGTCCCTCGTTTCCCCAAAGACCGCCCCCTCCCCCTCATCGTGGACTGGACCTTCACAGAGGACGGTAGGCACCAAGCCCTGGTGGCCGCCCTTCCCCTCAAGGGAAGGGCCCTGGTGGTGGCCTTCGCTCTTCACCCCCTCTCCCCTTTCCCCAGTCAAAACCGGGTGGAGGAGGAGTTCCTCCACCGCCTGGGCCGCGCCGTCCAGGACCTGGGATATACCCCCCTCTTCCTCCTGGACCGCGGCTTTGACCGGGTCTCCCTGATGCGAAAGCTCCAGGGGTGGGGCATGGGCTTCCTCATCCGCCTGCGGCAGAACCGGGAGGTGGAACCCCAAGGGGGGAAGCGCCTTCCCCTGAAGGAGGGCTACCGGCGTGTGGTCCACCCCCTGCGGGAGGAGGTCCGCCTTTTCGGACACGGTGGGGAGGGGGTAGAAGTCACCCTCCTGGTGTACCCAGGGGGTCGGGATCCCTGGTATCTGGCCTATTCGGGCCCTTTTGGGGGGGAGCCGCCCTATGGGTGGCGGATGTGGATTGAAGAGGGGTTTAGGGACCTGAAGGGGCAGGGGTTTGGGCTGGACCGCCATCGGCTGCGGACGGGGGCGAGCCTCAGGGGGTGGTTATGGCTTCTGGCCTTGGGGATGGCGCTCTTGGTCCTTCTGGGGGCGCGCTTGCAGGGCAGGGAATGGCTTCCCCGGCTTCTGGCCCATCCCGAGCGGCAAAGCCTCTTCCGTCTGGGCCGGATCGCCCTGGCCCAGGGGCCCCCGCCTTGGAGGGAAGCAGTGGTGGAGGAGCTGGTCAGGTTGCTTCAGGAACTGGGGGGAGGAAAGTGA
- the cas10 gene encoding type III-B CRISPR-associated protein Cas10/Cmr2: MEHLLAIALGPVQDFIATARRTRDLYAGSRLLSEAAAEAARALLSEVGAEGLIFPAPQDPEELKKLAEAGIPNVLLVRVPEGKDPKALGEKALEAARAHLRGRAEEVFARRREHLLWDEALAQVADLLEGYYAYLPLEGDYPRARERLMALLAARKNTRDFAPVSWGREAYKSSLDGARESVLRLPQGGADRLRVRLGLRPGEYLSGPDLLKRWWETPHGFPSTTHMAALPFWEGVRRAGLEGVLREALEELGGLVGEEARAEVHHPALWDSPFAEWDVRLLYESRLEEFPALAEDPGLLEEARARLRALWRRLSSKVRVPPGAYYALLHADGDRMGETLDGLQTPEAHRRFSNALALGFAAQVKELVEARGGGLVYSGGDDVLALLPLHRALEAARALAERFRETMAPFGREGRAPSLSVGLAVVHHLEPLQDALDLARRAEKRAKEGEPKRNALCVAYSPRSGAERMVRGRWDEDPPLTRRLLRYADLLRAGEVPSRAAYELWSLVQEVGEALPGEALAAEALRILGRKEMKGAYREELKAWLRTGEDVRRLAEELLLARPFAEALDQAGVPVESREVWDAH; the protein is encoded by the coding sequence ATGGAACACCTTCTCGCTATCGCCCTAGGCCCGGTCCAGGACTTCATCGCCACCGCCCGCAGGACCCGGGACCTCTACGCGGGAAGCCGCCTCCTCTCCGAGGCGGCCGCAGAGGCCGCAAGGGCCCTGCTCTCCGAGGTGGGGGCGGAGGGCCTCATCTTCCCCGCGCCCCAAGACCCAGAGGAGCTGAAAAAGCTTGCTGAGGCGGGCATTCCCAACGTCCTCCTGGTGCGGGTTCCGGAGGGAAAAGACCCCAAGGCCCTGGGAGAAAAGGCCCTGGAGGCCGCCCGGGCCCACCTCCGGGGGAGGGCGGAGGAGGTCTTCGCCCGCCGAAGGGAACACCTCCTTTGGGACGAGGCCCTGGCCCAGGTGGCAGACCTCCTGGAGGGCTACTACGCCTACCTTCCCTTGGAGGGGGACTATCCCCGGGCCCGGGAGCGGCTCATGGCCCTCCTGGCCGCCCGCAAGAACACCCGGGACTTCGCCCCCGTTTCCTGGGGGCGTGAGGCCTACAAGAGCTCCCTGGACGGGGCCCGGGAGAGCGTCCTCCGCCTGCCCCAAGGGGGAGCGGACCGCCTCCGGGTGCGGCTCGGCCTGCGCCCGGGGGAGTACCTCTCCGGCCCGGACCTCCTCAAGCGGTGGTGGGAGACCCCCCACGGCTTCCCCAGCACCACCCACATGGCGGCCTTGCCCTTTTGGGAAGGGGTCAGGCGGGCGGGCCTGGAAGGGGTCCTGAGGGAGGCCCTGGAGGAGCTTGGGGGCCTCGTGGGGGAGGAGGCGCGGGCGGAGGTCCACCACCCCGCCCTGTGGGACAGCCCCTTCGCGGAGTGGGACGTGCGCCTCCTCTACGAGAGCCGCCTCGAGGAGTTCCCCGCCCTCGCCGAGGACCCCGGGCTTCTGGAAGAGGCGCGGGCCCGCCTGAGGGCGCTTTGGCGGAGGCTTTCCTCCAAGGTGAGGGTGCCCCCGGGCGCCTACTACGCCCTTCTCCACGCCGACGGGGACCGGATGGGGGAGACCCTGGACGGCCTTCAGACCCCCGAGGCCCACCGCCGCTTCTCCAACGCCCTGGCCCTGGGGTTCGCCGCCCAGGTCAAGGAGCTCGTGGAGGCCCGCGGGGGCGGGCTGGTCTACTCCGGGGGGGACGACGTCTTGGCCCTTCTTCCCCTCCACAGGGCCCTCGAGGCCGCGAGGGCCCTGGCGGAGCGCTTCCGGGAGACCATGGCCCCCTTCGGCCGGGAGGGCCGGGCGCCGAGCCTCTCCGTGGGCCTGGCGGTGGTTCACCACCTGGAGCCTCTGCAGGACGCCCTGGACCTGGCCCGCCGGGCGGAGAAGCGGGCCAAGGAGGGTGAGCCCAAGCGCAACGCCCTCTGCGTGGCCTACAGCCCCCGCTCCGGGGCAGAGCGGATGGTCCGGGGCCGGTGGGACGAGGACCCCCCCCTTACCCGCCGCCTCCTCCGCTACGCCGACCTCCTGCGGGCGGGGGAGGTGCCCTCGAGGGCCGCCTACGAGCTTTGGAGCCTGGTGCAGGAAGTGGGGGAGGCCCTTCCCGGGGAGGCCCTGGCGGCCGAGGCCCTGCGGATCCTGGGGAGGAAGGAGATGAAGGGGGCCTACCGGGAGGAGCTTAAGGCCTGGCTCCGGACCGGGGAGGACGTGCGCCGCCTAGCGGAGGAGCTCCTCCTCGCCCGGCCCTTCGCCGAGGCCCTGGACCAGGCGGGCGTGCCCGTGGAGAGCCGGGAGGTGTGGGATGCTCATTGA
- a CDS encoding type III-B CRISPR module-associated protein Cmr3 has product MLIEPRDPLIARDGRPFTNSPGARARSLPFPLPQTLAGAYRTRRALLEGLPLPEGAEEVLRWGLRGPLLAEEGEGGWRLMAPRPLDALKLGEAVYPLRPLEPPQGAGTNLPEGLSPVGLPSPALKEKPAPLPAFWYWESFLEWLLQDAPAGFAPEGHEGPTPETRTHVALDPEVQTAREGFLFQTSGLEFARGRRRLALVLWPEGPELEGVFPLGGERRLAFWWKGGPGVPPLPEEVVAGLLRHRAARLVFLTPAFLGEAYLPKGRAFLGASVVAAVVGRPLAVSGWNLKEGKPKPSRRAVPAGSVYFVRLPEAWGEGEVRDWAGKVWFRNLSEEEQDRRDGFGLAALGLWDGKLRRWEEA; this is encoded by the coding sequence ATGCTCATTGAGCCCAGAGACCCTTTGATCGCCCGGGACGGCAGGCCCTTCACCAATAGCCCCGGGGCCCGGGCGAGAAGCCTGCCCTTCCCCCTGCCCCAGACCCTGGCCGGGGCCTACCGCACCCGCCGCGCCCTCCTGGAGGGGCTTCCCCTCCCCGAGGGGGCGGAGGAGGTCCTCCGGTGGGGCCTCCGGGGGCCCCTCCTCGCCGAGGAGGGGGAAGGGGGGTGGCGGCTCATGGCGCCCCGGCCCCTGGACGCCCTAAAGCTCGGGGAGGCCGTCTACCCCCTCCGGCCCCTGGAGCCTCCCCAAGGGGCCGGGACCAACCTGCCGGAGGGGCTTTCCCCCGTGGGCCTTCCCAGCCCCGCCCTCAAGGAGAAGCCCGCCCCCTTGCCCGCCTTCTGGTACTGGGAGAGCTTTCTGGAGTGGCTCCTTCAGGACGCCCCGGCGGGTTTCGCCCCCGAGGGGCACGAGGGGCCCACCCCGGAGACGCGCACCCACGTGGCCCTGGACCCCGAGGTCCAGACCGCCCGGGAGGGGTTCCTCTTCCAGACCTCGGGGCTGGAGTTCGCCCGCGGGAGGCGCCGCCTCGCCCTGGTCCTGTGGCCCGAGGGGCCCGAGCTGGAAGGGGTCTTCCCCCTCGGGGGGGAGAGGCGCCTCGCCTTCTGGTGGAAGGGCGGGCCCGGGGTTCCCCCCCTGCCCGAGGAGGTGGTGGCGGGGCTTCTCCGCCACCGGGCGGCCCGCCTCGTCTTCCTCACCCCCGCCTTCTTGGGGGAGGCTTACCTCCCCAAGGGGAGGGCTTTCCTGGGGGCTTCCGTGGTGGCCGCGGTGGTGGGGAGGCCGCTTGCGGTCTCGGGCTGGAACCTGAAGGAGGGGAAGCCCAAGCCGAGCCGCCGGGCCGTGCCCGCGGGGAGCGTCTACTTCGTCCGGCTCCCGGAAGCCTGGGGGGAAGGGGAGGTCCGGGATTGGGCGGGGAAGGTCTGGTTCCGGAACCTCTCCGAGGAGGAGCAGGAC